One part of the Quercus lobata isolate SW786 chromosome 7, ValleyOak3.0 Primary Assembly, whole genome shotgun sequence genome encodes these proteins:
- the LOC115952676 gene encoding non-specific lipid-transfer protein AP10-like, which translates to MEKKIMSCLVLAFGLMIILVLNARASAADGITCEEALTQLITCQPYFLGFGPKPSPTCCKGAENVSQQANTTTIRRSLCDCFENAAKSFQIIPERLKQLPQLCKIQVPVPLDPTVNCNTVP; encoded by the exons atggagaagaaaataatgagtTGTTTAGTATTAGCCTTTGGGTTGATGATTATTTTGGTCCTAAATGCACGTGCAAGTGCTGCAGATGGCATAACATGCGAGGAGGCTTTAACACAATTGATAACCTGCCAACCATACTTCCTTGGTTTTGGCCCCAAACCAAGCCCTACATGCTGTAAAGGTGCAGAAAATGTATCGCAACAGGCGAACACCACTACAATACGTAggtctttgtgtgattgtttcGAAAATGCTGCAAAATCATTTCAAATCATACCTGAAAGACTAAAACAGCTTCCCCAACTTTGCAAAATCCAAGTTCCTGTTCCTCTTGACCCCACTGTGAATTGCAACAc TGTGCCATGA